The following proteins come from a genomic window of Polaribacter dokdonensis:
- a CDS encoding acyl-CoA thioesterase, producing the protein MKKSSTKTRVRYSETDQMGVVYHGNYAQYFELGRTEWLRNLGVTYKDMENKGIMLPVISLTCNFKKSALYDDMLTITTFLVKKPMVKIDFIYEIVNEQNEMICTGNSTLAFIDMKTEKPTRCPDYLLDKLGF; encoded by the coding sequence TTGAAAAAATCATCAACAAAAACTAGAGTTCGTTATTCAGAAACAGATCAAATGGGTGTGGTTTACCATGGAAATTATGCACAGTATTTTGAACTTGGAAGAACTGAATGGCTTCGAAATCTGGGTGTTACTTACAAAGATATGGAAAATAAAGGCATAATGCTGCCTGTAATATCATTAACCTGTAATTTTAAAAAATCTGCCTTGTATGATGATATGCTTACAATCACAACTTTTCTTGTAAAAAAACCAATGGTAAAAATTGATTTTATTTATGAGATTGTAAACGAACAAAATGAAATGATTTGTACTGGTAACTCTACTTTGGCTTTTATAGATATGAAAACCGAAAAACCAACCAGATGCCCAGATTATTTACTAGATAAATTAGGCTTCTAG